The DNA sequence TAAAAAGTCACAAAGTAATCAGACAAATCCACCACTACCTATCACAAGGAAAAATACCCGTTTTAAGCATTTCTTTGCACAGAAAATTAAATTGAGTCTATTCGTCTTTGAAATTCTCCCGTTTCTACACTCTGTGGAGACAGAGTTCCAGGAGCAACTACCAGAAGCAGCTCTGCATCATTTCATGGGCTGTGTGGGTGTCCGTCTttcaagtgtgtagaaatgggtaAAAACTGAGAAAAAACTCCATATGATGAGGTACCATCTAATCCATGTGCCTTATTTTCAAATGTGTGTTATTGGGGACAGTCCCAAATCCCTTTCCACCTGGGACAACAACAAGAAGATTACATGCTCCATCCTGTGTTCAGAAACTCACTGGACTGCCATTTGAAACTCACTTTAGCACTAACTGTAGGACCGTTTCTCCACCACATTGAAGGACAGGAGACTAATTTAGCAGATGCACGCCAGGCTATTTGGCACACACAGCTCTGTCCTCTAAGCCAAAATAAAGTTGGAGAAGGACTCACAAGAGACAGCTGCTGTCCCCTTCGATAACTTTTCACTTGAGGAGATTGTTTCACTCTGTTTAATAATAGGGCTGGCCTGCACTTGATCCGTCAACAACATCTCACAAATAATTGTTCCTCTGGCATTTTTATGTTCAAAATGCTTTCTAAGCTTCACCTcattcttcctctgaggctatcTGTAAGTTCTTGCCATGAACTTGATGTGTGCTTTGTTGCTCAACTCACCTGTCTATATACAATAAGGTATATTTAAACACTTACCTACGCAATCAACCTGAGTTCTGTGAATTAGTTCTGAGTCAGTATGGCAGGACAGATGGTAAGTAGACATCCCTTAGGAAACAtctgaaacaattaaaaaaacacagacaGGAGACTTCATAACAACCAAGTTCCATTAATTCCCACATCAAATGAATAATTTCAGACACATGCTGTGAGGTTACATGGGTCTCGCTCCAGAGCAATTTCAAACAGATTAGTAAAACAGGGTAATCCAGACAACCAGACAAAAGATGTGACACTACTGACTTTGACAAGATATTTCAGTCTGGATATGTAAAAAGGATTCTTTCAATCCTCAAATGCTATGtttaatattagaaaatattctgattttttaaagcatAGGCAGAAATTACCTACAAAAAGGAAAAGCTTGTAAATGCATACTTTGCAGTCAAATATGGGTCGTCTTCTTAATGAAATGGAGCTCTCACACAGAAATTTATCAGTATCTTCAGACATACCGATTGGGTATCTTCAGACATACCGACTGGGAGGTCTCAATGTGGGAACATATGGATGGACTAGTAGCAAAACCTTTTCAATGATGCCACATTGTCCTAACAAGGCAGCATTGTTTCTAGAAACTGTGGGTATCACTCAACTTTTAATGAAATTATGTGCAGTTATCTTAGAAGTGTTTTACAGAAAGCTTGCTTTCAACTGTACTGTGGTGTTATGGGAAaacaattcttttaaaatatataagaataatatgcAGATTTAaactaaacattattttaattaattgtcTCATCAATGTATATTTTTGCTTCCTCCACAGTGTCAGGCAAACCAAGGCCTCACAGTGATGAATATACAAAGAAAGTTCCTCCTCCTAAGCCAAAACGGAATCCAAACACACAGTTGAGTGCATCTTTCGATGAGACGTACATAAAAAAACATGGCTCCTTAAAGACAACGCTGAGTAGAGATGGCTCCTTAtcacaggtcagcagtcctgctccTGATACGGAGGAAGACGAACCAGTTTATATTGAAATGGTTGGAAATATACTTAGAGACTTCAAAAAAGATGAGGAGGATCAAAGTGAAGCAGTTTATGAGGAAATGAAGTATCCCATCTTTGATGAGGGTGGCCAAGATTCAAAGTGTCCATGTGAGTATGACCATCACAGCTGTTCCTCTCAGTGTGCTACTCCCACAGTGCCTGACCTTGATTTCACCAAGTCCTCTCTGCCATCCACTCCCAAGGGTGTGCTTTGTGACATACCCCCACCATTTCCAAATTTGCTTTCTCACAGACCTCCACTCCTAGTGTTCCCGCCTGCACCAGTGCAGTGCTCCCCAaattctgatgaatctcctttaacACCACTGGAAGTGACTAAGCTTCCTGTATTAGAAAACGTGTCTTATATCAAACAGCAAGCTGGACCTTCTCCATCTTCACTGCCACCTCACACGCCAAGTCATCAAAAACTGGAGAAAGACCAGACAGCATCTCATGGAACTAGTACTCCAGGGCACTCCTCTTCACCTCCTCATCCTTCTACCTTATACAGAACACAGTCTCCACACGGCTATCCAAAAAGCCActctgcctctccctctcctgtGAGTATGGGTCGGTCACTTACCCCCTTAAGTCTCAAAAGACCTCCTCCTTATGATTCTGTACATTCAGGAAGTCTCTCAAGAAGTTCTCCATCAGTGCCTCATTCAACAGCCAGAAACCTATTGCAAGAAGGAGGGAAAATGGTAAACGTCACTGTCAATACCTACGGGTCATCTTCGCAGAGTAGTTCACGATCCAGAACACCAACCAGTCCTCTCGAGGAATTAACCAGCCTTTTTACCTCAGGCCGAAGTTTACTGAGGAAATCCTCCAGTGGGAGAAGATCTAAAGAGCCTGCAGAGAGTAAGTGTTTCTAgtaatgttttggttttttttgtttttgtttttaatgctgaaattgAAATGTTATGAAAATTTATGCAGATAGCTAGATCACTCCTTGCCCCGAATAAAACATAAGGTAGTCCTAAAATGGAAACATAACCATTAAGATTTGCATTTTGCATATTTCATTTTGCAGATTTGTTTATGAAATAGAATTGTACCTGGGCACCTTTAGAATTAAAATCTTTCAAATAATCTGAATATTTAAAGAAACCAACATTAGTGGCAAATTAAATGATGTTAATGCTTGGGACCTTGCTGAATTATAACAGTGTTGAATAAATTCCAGGACTGTTGTGGTGAATCCTGTTTGTTAGTCCCAACCAGAGGAGATCCACTGACTCAATTGCTGAATAATAattcaatacataaataaatcccATTAATTCAATGGCTATTTTCTAATCAGGGCTAACATTATGGTTTAAGCTATTTATTTCTTTAACACTTATTTTCCAAAAGCTATCTCATGTTTCATAATGTTGGATTATATATATTTGTTACATGTACACATATGGAATTAAGGAAGAATTGTAGACCTGTTACACCAAGCCAGTGCTCACATTAATGCATCAATCATGATCAACATCTATGTGGAAACCCAAGCCTGACCACGAAAATAAATCCAACATTTGATCAATAACAAGAGAGTGTTTTTGATGTGAGAAATGtgaaaacaaaatgtatttataaCAACTGTTTGCAGTAAATGATAAAGAATACGCTAACACTCCCTAAACTCCTCTGCAAGGTAAATTATCTCCATAGTTTACAAAGGAAGAACcgccttttctaaaaaaaaaaaccctaaaaaaacCTATAGGAGCAGTGGTTTATCTTTAAAATAGGCCTTTCCTTGTTTGGCATTaaggatcattttttaaaaaagcagaatataCATAATTCTGGGAGAGAGGATTGCATTTCTGGAAGATCTATAAGCAGAAATGTGTCCCTTGATGAGGTTATATAATCCAGTCTTCAAGATGCAAGCATCTTTATGCCAAGGATATATGTTCCTCAGTATCTTGCCTTCTCTGAATTTAAAATAATCTAACACCATTCACTTGTAACATTTACCTGAACAACATTTTCAACAATGGAAGGAATTGATTATTTAAGCTTCTGGCTATAATCCAAGAGCAATAAatgctcccccctccctatgTTTCCTTTGGTTAAAACGTTTCCATTTGATCTTTAGAAACCCTGTGCCTTGAAATTACTGTTAATTAACAAGCATCTTTGCTGACTTCCTTCCTCCTTACCTGAGCTACTATTCTGTACCTCTTAATCCTTTCAGGAaagataaagatagaattgcacctGGGCACCTTTAATAGCATTTGTTGTTGACTTCATAAACACTAAGTCAAAATGTAAAGATCACTAAAACGGGAGAGGTGAGTAAGTCAGCAGTTCAGTAGGTGAAATGTTGCACCATGAGTCAGGAAGACTGAAGCAGCTAGATATAAATCATTTCCATGTATATTTTCATGTATTCCCCTCGGAGTTTGAAAATAATGCATTGTAAGAAATAATACTATCTGTAAGGCATTACTTTTGAGGTAAGAataatatatctttaaaaaataacactaTGACTCATAATGCCATTTTTGTTACTTCTAAAATGTTTTTCCCCAGGGATCATTTGAACGTTTTCTTAGTCATCTTGTATTTGTAGATGTtcaaaaaataatgtaaaatattttaacatatgAAAATTATTAAAAGTAACAAATAGTAACACCTTAATAATACATGActctaacattttaaaataatcaataGTAGATTGATATTCTGAGCTCTGAATTTCTTAACACTTCTGACTATATATATTTTAGTAGTAATAAGAAAATAGCTATTTCATGACAATAAAAAACAGTTCCAGTAAGAGTAGTGGATTAATATTTCAGCATTTATGTTGTAggatatttcagaggagggaactcCTCCTCTGAAACCTTTGAGTATTCCtcacctaagaaaactctatgatatcAATTGGGTTGTCATAaattgacaagtgacttgaaCACATGTCCACATACCTAGATATGAACACATCTCTAGGGACCTCATTTCatggtggcgggggggggggggggagccggcAGGGCCAACCATCTTCTATTGTTGCATTGTGTGGATTTCCAGGTATGGAGAATTGCTGTCTCCCCATCATACGTACCATTTCAACAGCAACCACCACTCCATTTACtaccataaaacaataaaatggagACATCAGGCAGGTATCATCACACGTTAAAGTGTCCACCTTTCTCCACTTCCAAGCAAATTCAGAGGTCTGGAGTCAGATAGAGATTGACTGCAAATACACCCATTTATAGACTCTTTAAAACTTCCACTGGACGTAGTCTTGTGTCATTTGATGGCTTCTGTGGGACTCCCTTTTTAAAGAAACAGAAGGAAGcctgcatgtgatgaggtcctagaacATAGGTAGGGAAAGTGAGCTGCATGAGGCCCTGGATCCTACTTTTACAGTGGGATAATAAAAGCAGGTATCCAGCTGATGAGCTGGGACAGGGTATGGAAACTAGGCTGATCTCAATGCAATTGTCCAACCCAatctaaaaagaactattgttGGACTTTTGGTCTCCTGCCTGCACATTCATACAACCTTACTAAAATCCTGACAAGACTTCCATGGAAATAGCACTTCATCTGGGTAGTGTGCCCTTGGCCAATTAATATGCTAAATTATGTAACTGCAAAGGGCAGggtctatgtgtgtatgtgtgtattatagGAATGCAAGATATGTAATTTTTCTTATCCTGTATGAGAAAGAGTTCCTGACATATCAAGCAAGAAAATAGCCAATTGTTGCAAGGTGTATCACAGTGTTGAGTTTTGCCCCCAAAACAATTTTCTaagcaaaaggggaagaaaaggggggaaaagagagCTATttgtacaaatgaagtttttacaAACATAAAGATGCTAATAATCAGTTTTAAAAGGTGAAACAGTAGGAATCCTTTCAACTTACATGGAACAATGAAATACATTTCTAATGTAAATGGCTTTCCAAACTCATGTAAAATGACCTTCCAAAATGCCATCTACTTTCTCAGGCAGAGGTCTTTTCCAAATATCAAGATCTAAATGCAGGATTCTGGAGTGAAAACATCATTATTCACTCAGTTGTCATCACTGAGCTATCCTCCCTTCCTGGTTGCTTTGCTCTGGTTCTGAAACATTTAATGCACAGTATCTTGTCAAGGACATTATTTAAAGAAAGTACAAAGGCtggacatttttattttaaaaataattgtgttGCCATGCTGAGAAGATACAAGACCTATTATTTTAACTGCAGTTGCTTGCTAATTCAGCCTTGGGGTTCTTTGGCCTCCTAGATAGGTTATGAAAGAATAGAATAGTTTTCGTGGTAGGGAATAAGAATTAGCAGGCACAAAGCTTTTAGACTGATTTTAGTCCTTCCTGCTTCTGTATTATGTTGTCTCTCCTTTGCCTTCAGCATGTCAGAAATGCTTTCAATTCAGTTCCTTGGGAAAATAAATCAAGTGCAGGCAGGAATTCTATTCTAAACCTTTAGTAGTTTAGTGAAGTAAGTGAGCATGATACACTTTCCCCTCCAGGTCCTATAAAATCACTTTATGGGTGAGTTTAAGGTATCTGGAAGCTTGTATAGCTGAGATGCTTTTTATTTGAGAAAGGTTTATTTTCTAGTTCCAGGGTTTATGTAAGTGAGCAGCAATAAATTATGCCTTTGGGGAAGAACAATACCGTGGAGAAAACCTTGGGCCAAACATACCTGATCGCTGTTCATTTATGGCATCATTTGGAGAGAGACATGAGCTAAAATGTGGATGCAAATTGGAGGGGAGGTTTAAAAGAGACTTAAATTTCATAGCTTATATTCCATAGCTGCCTCCTTTAAACTTTCCTTCCAATCATTTGCAACTATGTAAGAGTTTTGCTTCATTTGTATGGGGCTGTGGAGTGGGGACCAGTATTGAACATAAAGGACCATGTTCTTGAAAGGAACACTGTTGATGGAGCTCAATATTGACTACAGGAATTACAAACACCCAatttacaaataactcatagttagaaatagacaacagaaagtgagagaaatctatccctgggaaggaaaattcactcttgagagagttatcatggagaaagggtatctcaactgaagctttatcacctgaTCCAGAGTGGGGTACTTCACGTCCACACTGCTGGAGTCTGCATGGTCAGTCACTGAGCTGGTTCAGTGGCTGGTGGATGTCTGCACTACATGGCACTGAGCAGCTGGATAGTGTCCACAGGACCCGTGGTGCCAAACTGGGTCTTGCACAACCAAACCAATACCCTTGTCATGCTCATGTCATTCTGGGCTTAACCATGACCACTGAGCATGAAACTGGTTGTGGTCATCACTTGTCTCATCCATAATGCTAgctggagcaaaaaaaaaaaaaatacaagagagaggagggggaaaggagaaacCACTACCTTACTTTCCCCTTTCCATCTTTGATCACTTTGCCAGTGGTCACTGCTAAACCCAAAATGACACAGAGAAAGTAAATGCCACCCCCTATTCCCAGGCTGATCAAGCCTGGGGAAGGCAGGATGACTATGTGAACACAAAGTGTGGAGAAGCTCTGGAGAATctgacaatttttttaaaaaaatgtggaacAAGGCTTCCTTAGGATGAATGGACTACGGCCCTCATCACAAAAGCTAAGTGTCATGCTTCACCTGGCACTGCGGCAAAAGGACAGAGGCAGCGGGGCAAATCTATTGCCCTGTGTACAGCACCCTCTTGGCAACATTTTCCCCATCACACGGAGGAAGTGTTACCCTACCAGAGAAGCGTCCTGTGTTGTGGGGAAAGCCTCTGGCAACACTTTCACCCCGGTTGGGGGCGAGGCCTCTGTTGGAAGTTACATAGCAATGAATGGTGATCAGCATGAGGCTCAGTCCAGAAGGTGGAgtaaaagcatcctaggatgctgaattccCCCTGAGTGATGCGGTCGCCTGTGTGTCCTATGGATGCCACAGAGTCCATTCCTCCTTGCCTGACTCATTCAGCCCATGTAGATAGACCCAGAGTGCAGATGGCAGCaagtattaatgaagaagaacacataAGATAGAAGaaattgcagcagtttgctttcacTTGAGCCTACAGGGAAGGCAGCTTTCTGCTCCCTACTCCCTTTTTTCCCAGTGGATTGGTTGACTACAAAGTGAGCAAgctcattttctgctgccctggagactaggaacagcagcttcaaactgcaggaaaggaaattccacctgaacattagaagaacttcctcactgtgagagctgttcagtagtggaactctctgccctgaagtatggtggaggtttcttctttggaggcttttaagcaaaggctgtattgccttctgtcgggggtgctttgaatgtgattgccctgcttcttggcagggggttgggctggatggcccacaaagtctcttccaactctgtgattctaattACCTTTTCACTTTGAACTCCATTTGAAGGAATTGAAATGAGTTAGGATTAAAGGGGAAAGCgtgagaaagaaactgggacatatttaaagcagctgaaaaaagtgGTATAAGAgaaaattaattgggactgttcTGGTCAGTTTGGGGCCATCAGCAGCTTTACTGAGTGGCAAGCAGGTGTGATTTGTTGCATTTAGCAGTTAGGTAACTATCTCAGTCAGCACGTGGCATGGAAAGATGAAGGGATACAGCTGTGCATCCTCACTGACTCTTCTGTACAATGTAACATGCTGTCTTCCAGTGTGGTAGAGAACACTGTCTCAGTGGCACAATTGAAGCAAGGTTCAATTATTACTCTACTCAGTTTCTCCGTGGGAAATAAATAGAGTAGTCATTTTAtccttgcctcaggcagcaaaatatctttaGTTATGTGGGCTCATGCAGAGGACAAGGACATCATATGCTGCTCAATTCTCGTTAACTAAATATGCCAGggattgaaaaaaagaaagaaatgctctCTTACTTAGTAAGAGATCTTTGCCATCAAAGGAGATTTCCTCCTTGAAGAAAGAAACCCTGGTCTCCTATGTGACAGgcaaggattctgggaattacatTAATAAGGTTTTAGGGAAAGCACCATGGAAATGAGCGAATTTATCCTTGTGCTTGTGAAGGGGGTGAATCAAGCTGCAAGAGTGAGTCAGTGAAAACATTTGCTTCATCTCTGTACAGGAGCTTGGCAGCTTGCAGTCCATTCTGCAGAATTGTCATTCCACAGTTCATTTGTGCATGTTTTACATAAAACAGTAtggcaataataacaaaaacaacaccaGCTTTTTGTGCATGTGTGGGATGCAAGCAAATCTGgatttgaaataataaatggtACTTATAAAAAGGATAGGGCTTTTTTGTGTGAGGTCTTTTACAACATTTAGCAAAATTAGAATGGAGTGGAGAAGATATAGTGAAGAAAGACAGATGGCAGGAAATATCACTGAAAACATAATTTGTTAATAGGCAAACACAGGACCACTGCTAATGAAATATGTGGTGGTCTGACAACAtccagggatttttaaaaagagatttcaACACTGATGCCTACAGACTAGAGTTAAATCATTAGGAAGTTCCAGAATGAAAGTGGGTTTGATCAAATATTATATGGTTCATGCAATTCCCTCTGAATGGGCGACTCTAtagtagaatcatagttggaagagacctcaagggacattcagtccaacccctgacattcaggaacacacaatcaaagcatccctgacaaatggctatccagcatctgcttaaatatctccagaaaaagagactctaccatactccaaggcagcatatttcattgCCAGACAGCTTTTATTCTCAGAAAGTCTTTccaaatgtttagatggaatcttttttcctgaaatttgaatccattgctccatgtcctatcaTGTCccttttcagccttcttttctccaagctaagcatTTCCAGCTCCTGAAGCTGTTCCTCATAAGACTTGTCTTCCAATTGgtttcccttctctggacacattctagcttgtcaatatccttctctTCACCTATCCAAATCTTTTATTCCAACAGCTGATACAAACACTTGCACCTGACAGATTGCCTTCAGATTGGTATGAACACCTCCCAAATGACAACTTATCTCACATTTTTAGCATTCTTAAAATCTTCCCAACTACTGACTTTTCATGCTTCAAGTAGGCTTCCCTTCTCTGATGAAAGTTACTTTGCTCCCTTGTGTCCCATCCCAACTGCAAAGACCTTAAAGGGATCTTGAGTGTCATGTAATGAGCACAACAGTTGTGGGTAAGTTGTGCCCCCCCTCCAAATATTCCCAAAACCACATTGCTCAAATTTGTCAGCAATCTTGGAAAATCCTATTTAAAGCAAACACTTTGCCTTGCTTTAAGTAGCTTATCGTGGTCTTTCAGTAGGAAACCACTATGAGCCATTTACACCTCATTTCAGTGATGCTGACACAAACATTTAAAGCAAGTAAAAGATTTGCTTCAAATGAGGTATTCTAGTTTGCTGGTAGAAATTTGTGGTATGGTTGGCTGCACAATTTCAACAGCaaagttttttgaaaaaaaagttcAACGTTTTCTTATCTCTAGACAAACCTCCTCCAACAACAGCCATATGGTACATTAGCAACAACCCTCACCTACCCAGAGACCTTTGGAAAACATGAGATTAAAGATCTCTGCTTTCACATACCTTCAGGAGTTCTGCTTTTGCATATCTAATTTTTGACTTCCATATCCCTGGCAGTTGACAGAGGATCTTAATATGTAAATATATCCATTTTTAATATGATCAGTTGCTTTCAACTAGCCATATATGTCACTTGACAGATAATTAAATTCCATAACACCCAAGATTCACTTTGCATCCAGAAATGGAAATGTTGAAGTTACTCAAATCTTCAgatgcctaagaaaatcctcaAATCTTCTGAAAATGGGAGAATATAGTAATCCTCCCTGCCACTGAGGAAAAAAACATGTGGGTTTTTTTCCATATAGGGAAGTGTTTCAGCCTTTGAGAGACCCCTGCAGGGAAATTAAGGAGAGTAGCATTATGATTATTACTCACTGCAAATTAGGATCTTAGGGATTATGCTGGAACTGACACAGCACACTAATCATTCTAATGGGCCTTACGGTAAagtccattaaaaaaaattctggtaaGGGGAATATTTGCATACAAAAAATGTAGGTTTGTGAATTCTCCCAGAAAAAAAGATTATGAACAAaagtatatacaggcagtccgcaAGTTATTAACAAGATagattctataggtttgttcttaagttgaatttatatgtaagtgagaacaggtacattttaaagtctaACTTCATCCAAATATATGGATAgtctagggaagggttaacatctctgttgtgtttcttttgctgtctgcgcccatgttgagaagatttcacctcattttctgtgataattggattttgaaaaatttgcttgttgtggaaacaaggattggtgttaAAGCTTCAGtcgagacaccttttcctcatgaaaactcttccaggagtgaatttcccttcctagtagtagatttctctcacttcctgttgcctcgcCCCCGTTTGTAACTATGGGTCAttcataagtcagatgtttataactcaggaactgcctttATATGGTTATGCATATCACGGGTTTAGTTTCCTTTGCAGAAAGAAGTCTAGAAATTTACAGTGCAATGTTATTCTCCCTGAGACAGCATCTCCTAAACCAGAAATAGTTCTTCAATCCCAGAGAAGTGGACAAACAGGATGTAGGTTTGGGTTCACAGGATCTTCTGGCTATTCCAGTTACAGCATCTTTAACTATTTACAAACTTATGCACAAGTGAAGATATCCTGCAAGCACACGCTTATTCAAATTTTGccagagggagaaaaaaaggagagaagtAAGGCATGCAACATACACGGATTTACCACATAGGTTGCACATGACTACAAGTACAGTCATACTagcaataataacatataatgagATCTCCAAACAGTCCTATCATGGATATTGCAGCATCTGTTATGTGATGCAGCACAATAGTATAGTTGCTctcattggtttttgtttttgtttctgtttgatAAATTTgatgaatgaaaaaaaatcaacttgaGTCCATATTGCAAGATAGAACCAGAGAGGGGAGTATAATTTCACAACAAATGTAATCTTGGCTTTCT is a window from the Anolis carolinensis isolate JA03-04 chromosome 3, rAnoCar3.1.pri, whole genome shotgun sequence genome containing:
- the nyap2 gene encoding neuronal tyrosine-phosphorylated phosphoinositide-3-kinase adapter 2 isoform X3: MMGSNQEEVTLGTFLQYIEDMGMKAYDGLVIQNASDIARENDRMRNETNLAYLKEKNEKRRKQEEAIKRLGGEVVRGNEGSYVSKHFRMGFMTMPAPQDRLPHPCSSGFTVRSQSLHSVGGTDDESSGCSRKQPPPKPKRDPNTKLSTSSETVNAGTTSKSGKLPDRTEVSGKPRPHSDEYTKKVPPPKPKRNPNTQLSASFDETYIKKHGSLKTTLSRDGSLSQVSSPAPDTEEDEPVYIEMVGNILRDFKKDEEDQSEAVYEEMKYPIFDEGGQDSKCPCEYDHHSCSSQCATPTVPDLDFTKSSLPSTPKGVLCDIPPPFPNLLSHRPPLLVFPPAPVQCSPNSDESPLTPLEVTKLPVLENVSYIKQQAGPSPSSLPPHTPSHQKLEKDQTASHGTSTPGHSSSPPHPSTLYRTQSPHGYPKSHSASPSPVSMGRSLTPLSLKRPPPYDSVHSGSLSRSSPSVPHSTARNLLQEGGKMVNVTVNTYGSSSQSSSRSRTPTSPLEELTSLFTSGRSLLRKSSSGRRSKEPAEKPLDELKIRSHSTEPLPKLENKERGHHGASSREPIKAQEWDGTPGPPLVSSRLGRSSVSPTMLAGNNSSVLLLCWSQNTRDKIEPKGSCRLGRSASTSGVPPPSVTPLRQASDPHPSQMACMQWLHGDHTMLEMIEKKRCLCKEIKARQKSEKGLCKQDSMPILPSWKKNTGSKKYSPPPYSKQQTVFWDTAI
- the nyap2 gene encoding neuronal tyrosine-phosphorylated phosphoinositide-3-kinase adapter 2 isoform X4, with the protein product MMGSNQEEVTLGTFLQYIEDMGMKAYDGLVIQNASDIARENDRMRNETNLAYLKEKNEKRRKQEEAIKRLGGEVVRGNEGSYVSKHFRMGFMTMPAPQDRLPHPCSSGFTVRSQSLHSVGGTDDESSGCSRKQPPPKPKRDPNTKLSTSSETVNAGTTSKSGKLPDRTEVSGKPRPHSDEYTKKVPPPKPKRNPNTQLSASFDETYIKKHGSLKTTLSRDGSLSQVSSPAPDTEEDEPVYIEMVGNILRDFKKDEEDQSEAVYEEMKYPIFDEGGQDSKCPCEYDHHSCSSQCATPTVPDLDFTKSSLPSTPKGVLCDIPPPFPNLLSHRPPLLVFPPAPVQCSPNSDESPLTPLEVTKLPVLENVSYIKQQAGPSPSSLPPHTPSHQKLEKDQTASHGTSTPGHSSSPPHPSTLYRTQSPHGYPKSHSASPSPVSMGRSLTPLSLKRPPPYDSVHSGSLSRSSPSVPHSTARNLLQEGGKMVNVTVNTYGSSSQSSSRSRTPTSPLEELTSLFTSGRSLLRKSSSGRRSKEPAEKPLDELKIRSHSTEPLPKLENKERGHHGASSREPIKAQEWDGTPGPPLVSSRLGRSSVSPTMLAGNNSSEPKGSCRLGRSASTSGVPPPSVTPLRQASDPHPSQMACMQWLHGDHTMLEMIEKKRCLCKEIKARQKSEKGLCKQDSMPILPSWKKNTGSKKYSPPPYSKQQTVFWDTAI